GGAACTTTGGGACGCGTTCAGCCAGATCGGCATCCGGGGCCTGCACACCGGACCGGTCAAGCTGGCCGGCGGGATCCGGGGATGGTCGCAGACGCCCAGCGTGGACGGACACTTCGACCGCATCAGCATGGCAATCGACCCCGCCTTCGGAACTGAGGAGGAGTTCCGCCAGATGTGTGAGGTCGCAGTAGAGCACGGCGGCACGGTCATTGACGACATCGTCCCAGGCCACACCGGCAAGGGCGCCGACTTCAGGCTGGCCGAGATGAATTTCCGGGACTACCCGGGCATCTATCACATGGTCGATATCCCGGAAGAGGACTGGCACCTGTTGCCGGATGTTCCGGAGAATGCGGATTCGGTCAACATCAGCCCTGAGGCGGAGAAGGCCCTCCAAGAGGCGGGTTACATCATCGGCCGGCTCCAGCGCGTGATTTTCTACGAACCCGGGGTCAAGGAAACCAACTGGAGTGCCACCAAGCCGATCATTGACACCACGGGCAAGAAGCGCCGTTGGGTGTACCTCCACTACTTCAAGGCTGGCCAGCCTTCCATCAACTGGCTGGACCCTACCTTCGCTGGAATGCGCCTGGTGGTGGGCGATGCCTTGCACTCACTGCTGGACCTCGGCACGGGTGCCCTGCGCCTGGATGCCAACGGCTTCCTCGGCGTTGAGAAGAGCGCGGAGGAAGAGCCTGGCTGGTCCGAAGGACACCCGTTGTCTGAGGCGGCCAACCAGCTGATCGGCTCCATGATCCGCAAGGTGGGCGGATTCTCCTTCCAGGAGCTCAACCTCACCATTGATGACATCAAGTCCCAGTCCGAGTCGGGCCCGGACCTCTCCTACGACTTCATCACCAGGCCCGCGTACCACTACGCGCTGGTCACCGGCGACACCGAGTTCCTCCGCCTTACGCTCAAGCTGGCCATGGAGATCGGCGTGGACCAGGCCTCGTTGGTCCACGCACTGCAGAACCACGACGAACTCACCTACGAGCTGCTTCACTTCGCAGCCGGCCACCGGGAGGACATTTTCGAGCTCGGAGGCGAGGAACTGACCGGTGCTGAGGTTGCCGAGAAGGTCCAGAACACCATGCGGGAACGCCTCACTGGTGAGAACGGACCGTACAACGCGGTCTTCACCACCAACGGCATTGCCTGCACCACCGTGTCCTTCCTGATGGCGGCGTTGGGCGTCAAGGACCCGGATGCCATCACTCCCGAGCAGGAATCCCAGGTCCTGGACGCGCATGTGCTCCTGTCCATGTACAACGCACTTCAACCGGGCGTTTTCGCTTTGTCCGGCTGGGATCTCACCGGCATCACGGCGCTGGACCGCCAGACAGTGGGCGAGCTTACCTCGCAGGGCGATACCCGCTGGATCAACCGCGGCGCCCACGACCTGATGGGCACCAGCCCGGACGCTACGACCTCGCTGGCGGGCATGCCCCGGGCCCGGAGCCTCTACGGTCCGCTGCCCGAGCAGCTGAAAGACTCCAAATCCTATGCGCGGCGGCTCCAGCAGATCCTCGCGGTTCGGGAAGCGTCGGGGATTGCAACCAGCACACTCCTGGACGTGCCGGACGTGTCGAACAAGGGATTGCTGGTCCTGGTGAACCAGCTCGCTGACGGAGCCCTGCAGGTCACGGTCCTGAACTTCTCTGACCAGGACATCGCGGGTAGCATCCAGTCCTCCCACCTTGTTCCGGGCGCCACTGTCCACGACCTGTTCAGCGGCGAGGACGTCGGCCAGGTGGACGACCTGGGCAGCTTCTTCCTGGAGCTCCGCCCGTTCCAAGGCACTGCCCTTCTGCTGAAGGACCCTGTGGAGGAAGACGTCACCGAATAGGAGTACGACGTCGGCACTCACGGTGAGTGCCGACGTCGAGGTTTGGCGTTGGTTGGGTCCCCTGCGTGGTTAGGGTAGCGGACCCCAATTCTGCACAAGGAATGCCGTCCCGGTTGGGGCGCACTCTCCCAGGTCCGTGTTTGCCGGTGAGCTTCCTCCGCCGAAAGCGAATTCCTGGCCGATGCTGATGACTGTTCCGTCGGGCAGAACCACCCCCGTCCCCGTGACTTGGGTTCCGCGAGGGAAAATGAGGCCGCTTGAACTGCCGTCGGGGTCCACACGGGCCATGCATCCGCCGCTGTTCAGGCCGAGCGTCCCCGTGTTGAGGGCCTCCATGTGGACGTCTGCTTCCGGGTCCGTGGCCACGGCGGCTTTGTTGCCGTTGACGCCGGTGACGATCCCGGCGTCGAACGTCGGCATCCGGACACCCGTGATTTCGGGCAGTGGTGAGCTGCTGCCTGGCGCCGCCTGCTGCACCGCTTGCGGGGGTGTTGTCGAGACCGCAACCCCAAGGATCACGGCAGCGGCAGCGACAGCGGCGACCAGGCCGAGCCCAGCCGCCGCCCTGAGCCGACGGGGAGGGGCCGGTGCGGAACTACCGACGATCAGTTGTTCCGCGTCAGTGCGCACGACGGCGAGGCTTTTCTCCCGGCTTCGGGCCAGGTCCTCTTCCGTGACCGCCAGGGCGGGGTCGGCCGCGGAAAGGCGATCCAGCGCTTCCTTGTTGTTCATCACTGCACATCCTCTATGGCTGGATCCGTCCGAAGTAGTTGGCTTAGTGACTTCCGCGCCCTATGCAGACGCATCCGGACGGCTGTGCCGGTGACACCAAGGAGCCCGGCAACCTCGGCTGAGCTGAATCCGTCCCAATAGGTCAGGAGGAGCACCTCCCGTTCCTCCGGCTTTAGCCGTTCCAACGCCTCCGCAAGCGGACCGTCTTCGGGAGCCCGCAGGGGTATCCGCTGCTCCAGCTGTTGGGTGAGGTGGAGGGAGCGCAGGTTCGAACGGTAGTGGTTGCGGAGGACGTTCCGGGCTATGCCGAACACCATCAGCACGGATAGTTCATGGTCCATGGACTTCTCCCACGCGATCCGAAAAACCTCTGCGCAAAGGTCCTCGGCCGCCGGCACCCCCTCCGTTCGACGACGGAAGTACCGATAAACCTGGTCATGGCAAGCCGCGTGTGCTGCCAGGAAATGCTTGTGCCTGGCCGACTCCACCCGATCCCCCTGCTCTGTTTGCGAGCTCATACCCGGTTAATGTCCGGCAGTAGGAAGAATGTAACCAACTTCCGAAAAATACGCGGAAGGCACGACGTCGGCACTCACGGTGAGTGCCGACGTCGTGCCCTGTTGTTAGTCGCCTACTGCGTCGCGGCCTCGGCGGAGGATGAGCGGATCGGCGTCGTAAACGACCGAGGTGTCCTTGTCCGCGTAGTCGAACTGGTTGAGGAAGAAGCGCATGGCGTTGATGCGGGCGCGCTTCTTGTCGTTGGATTTGACGGTGATCCAGGGCGCATGGTCCGAATCGGTGTGCAGGAACGTCTTTTCCTTGGCGTCTGTGTAGTCTTCCCAGCGGTCCAGTGACGCGAGGTCCATGGGTGAGAGTTTCCAGCGCCGCACGGGGTCGATCTGGCGAATCGCGAATCGCGTCCGCTGCTCCTGGCGGGTGACAGAGAACCAGAACTTGGTCACATGGATGCCTGCGTCCACCAGCATCTTTTCGAAGACGGGTGCCTGGCCCATGAAGGTGTTGTACTCATCCTCGTTGCAGAAGCCCATGACGCGCTCAACGTTGGCACGGTTGTACCAGGACCTGTCGAACATCACGATCTCCCCGGCGGTGGGCAGGTGTTGGACGTAACGCTGGAAGTACCATTGGCCCTGCTCCCGGTCGGATGGCTTGGCGAGCGCGACGGTCCTGGCCGAGCGAGGGTCGAGGTGCTCGGTGAAGCGCTTGATGGTTCCACCCTTGCCGGCGGCGTCCCGTCCCTCGAAGACGATCACGTGCTTCAACCCAAGGTCCTGGCCCCAGTACTGGAACTTCAGCAGCTCAATCTGGAGACGGTACTTCTCGATCTCGTACTCGTCACGGGTCATCCGCTCTTTGTACGGGTAACCCTCGTGCCAGGTTTCCACCGCGGATCCGCCTGGATCGATGAGGTCCGGGTCTTCACCTTGGCCGCCGCTGATGGTGTAGCCCATTTCCACCAGGTGATCGATGGTTTCGCGCAGGTTGTCCCTGACCCACCAATTGTCCAACGATGCAGCGAGTGGGTTTGCCCCCGTCATGCGGTCCTCCTGGTCAGCCGGGTAGTGCCGGGCAGCCTAACAGCGCCGGATGACGGGAGGGTGAACAAGCCCTCGGGTCAGCTGAGGGTCGCCGGGATCTGGATCCAGTAGCGCCGGAAGTCCCGTCCGTCCGTCCCGGTGCGCACGTCCTCAAGCACTCCACCGCAGCGCTCAATCGTCTTGGCGGAAGCCTCGTTCGCGTCATCACAGGTCAGGAGAACGCGTTCCGGCTTTCCCTGAGCTGACAACCGGTCACAGACCTCCCGCAAAGCCCA
This Paenarthrobacter sp. GOM3 DNA region includes the following protein-coding sequences:
- the treS gene encoding maltose alpha-D-glucosyltransferase — its product is MREPVVNESAAEVGADPAETQEETQEEPQVEPQESEETATESPEITFDEQFYPARPKALRPIARRRQFFAARPSLEFDGLNKTYVDWLRNQSMLGDANTMARQLSGQASMWQNSYARPNPRAAVERAPVWFTAYPLSFITKDGQSFLSALGDPELWDAFSQIGIRGLHTGPVKLAGGIRGWSQTPSVDGHFDRISMAIDPAFGTEEEFRQMCEVAVEHGGTVIDDIVPGHTGKGADFRLAEMNFRDYPGIYHMVDIPEEDWHLLPDVPENADSVNISPEAEKALQEAGYIIGRLQRVIFYEPGVKETNWSATKPIIDTTGKKRRWVYLHYFKAGQPSINWLDPTFAGMRLVVGDALHSLLDLGTGALRLDANGFLGVEKSAEEEPGWSEGHPLSEAANQLIGSMIRKVGGFSFQELNLTIDDIKSQSESGPDLSYDFITRPAYHYALVTGDTEFLRLTLKLAMEIGVDQASLVHALQNHDELTYELLHFAAGHREDIFELGGEELTGAEVAEKVQNTMRERLTGENGPYNAVFTTNGIACTTVSFLMAALGVKDPDAITPEQESQVLDAHVLLSMYNALQPGVFALSGWDLTGITALDRQTVGELTSQGDTRWINRGAHDLMGTSPDATTSLAGMPRARSLYGPLPEQLKDSKSYARRLQQILAVREASGIATSTLLDVPDVSNKGLLVLVNQLADGALQVTVLNFSDQDIAGSIQSSHLVPGATVHDLFSGEDVGQVDDLGSFFLELRPFQGTALLLKDPVEEDVTE
- a CDS encoding RNA polymerase sigma factor, whose translation is MSSQTEQGDRVESARHKHFLAAHAACHDQVYRYFRRRTEGVPAAEDLCAEVFRIAWEKSMDHELSVLMVFGIARNVLRNHYRSNLRSLHLTQQLEQRIPLRAPEDGPLAEALERLKPEEREVLLLTYWDGFSSAEVAGLLGVTGTAVRMRLHRARKSLSQLLRTDPAIEDVQ
- the ppk2 gene encoding polyphosphate kinase 2 — protein: MTGANPLAASLDNWWVRDNLRETIDHLVEMGYTISGGQGEDPDLIDPGGSAVETWHEGYPYKERMTRDEYEIEKYRLQIELLKFQYWGQDLGLKHVIVFEGRDAAGKGGTIKRFTEHLDPRSARTVALAKPSDREQGQWYFQRYVQHLPTAGEIVMFDRSWYNRANVERVMGFCNEDEYNTFMGQAPVFEKMLVDAGIHVTKFWFSVTRQEQRTRFAIRQIDPVRRWKLSPMDLASLDRWEDYTDAKEKTFLHTDSDHAPWITVKSNDKKRARINAMRFFLNQFDYADKDTSVVYDADPLILRRGRDAVGD